In a single window of the Shumkonia mesophila genome:
- a CDS encoding glutathione S-transferase family protein: protein MALTLYELAAGERRFSPYCWRIRMALSAKGLAATRVPIRFSDKAQLAFSGQDRVPVLVDGDTVVSDSWRIACHLEDAYPDRPPLFGNAIARGSCRLINQWADRVQLAGIFPLIVHDIFRHIDPEDRAYFRASREKRLGRPLEAVQAGRDERVEGFRASLAPLRATLAEQPFIAGEAPAYADFIVFGGFQWARSVSDFPLLERPDPVYGWLDSMLGLFDGLARQSPGYTW from the coding sequence GTGGCGCTGACCCTCTATGAGCTGGCCGCGGGTGAGCGCCGCTTCAGCCCCTATTGCTGGCGCATCCGCATGGCGCTCTCGGCCAAGGGGCTGGCGGCCACGCGCGTTCCCATCCGCTTCTCCGACAAGGCCCAACTGGCCTTCAGCGGCCAGGATCGCGTGCCGGTGCTGGTCGACGGCGATACCGTGGTCTCCGACAGCTGGCGCATCGCCTGCCACCTGGAGGATGCCTATCCCGACCGGCCGCCCTTGTTCGGCAACGCCATCGCGCGGGGAAGCTGCCGGCTGATCAACCAGTGGGCCGACCGCGTGCAGCTGGCCGGCATCTTCCCCCTGATCGTCCACGACATCTTCCGCCACATCGACCCCGAGGACCGCGCCTATTTCCGGGCCAGCCGCGAAAAGCGCCTCGGCCGGCCGCTCGAAGCGGTGCAGGCCGGGCGCGACGAGCGCGTCGAAGGCTTCCGGGCCAGCCTGGCGCCCCTGCGCGCCACTTTGGCCGAACAGCCGTTCATCGCCGGCGAGGCGCCGGCCTACGCCGACTTCATCGTCTTCGGCGGCTTCCAATGGGCCCGCAGCGTCAGCGATTTTCCGCTGCTGGAGCGGCCCGACCCCGTGTATGGTTGGCTCGATTCCATGCTGGGCCTGTTTGACGGCCTGGCCCGCCAATCGCCGGGATACACGTGGTGA